The following are from one region of the Haloactinomyces albus genome:
- a CDS encoding metallophosphoesterase family protein produces the protein MIRIAAVGDVHMDRGARGAFRPAMERIDEHADVLLLAGDLSNYGTIEEAREVVEEFRDLPVPVIGVLGNHDHQDARPEEFATVLRDAGIQVLEGDTAVVSVGEQRLGVAGVKGFGGGFAGRCGSAFGEREMKAFIDHSRVLAESLEHALHALDAEYRLALTHYAPVPDTVRGEPPELYPFLGSHMLADAIDAAEVDLALHGHAHYGTERGATPRGVPVRNVARPVLGSAFAVYRLDREGEPLDISS, from the coding sequence TTGATCAGGATCGCAGCCGTGGGTGACGTGCATATGGACCGGGGGGCGCGGGGCGCATTCCGTCCTGCGATGGAGCGGATCGACGAGCACGCGGATGTGCTGCTGCTTGCGGGAGACCTGAGCAACTACGGCACGATCGAGGAAGCACGGGAGGTTGTCGAGGAATTCCGGGACCTTCCGGTCCCGGTGATCGGTGTCCTCGGTAACCATGATCACCAGGATGCTCGCCCCGAGGAGTTCGCAACCGTGCTCCGCGACGCCGGTATCCAGGTGCTCGAGGGAGATACCGCCGTGGTCTCCGTGGGGGAGCAACGGCTGGGAGTGGCGGGGGTCAAGGGCTTCGGTGGGGGCTTCGCCGGGCGATGTGGGAGCGCGTTCGGCGAGCGCGAGATGAAGGCGTTCATCGATCACTCGAGGGTTCTGGCGGAGTCGTTGGAGCACGCCCTGCACGCGCTCGACGCGGAGTATCGATTGGCCCTGACGCACTATGCTCCGGTGCCGGACACGGTGCGGGGTGAACCGCCCGAGCTCTATCCCTTCCTCGGTTCGCACATGTTGGCGGATGCCATCGATGCGGCCGAGGTCGATCTCGCCCTGCACGGGCACGCCCACTACGGCACCGAACGGGGCGCAACCCCCCGGGGCGTTCCCGTGCGCAATGTCGCCCGACCGGTTCTGGGTTCGGCGTTCGCGGTATATCGGCTCGATAGGGAAGGGGAACCGCTCGACATCTCTTCGTGA